One window of Salegentibacter sp. Hel_I_6 genomic DNA carries:
- a CDS encoding AMP-binding protein → MADKYKVPETHPDFRLNKRHFTNAELHLIAYNFIKEGEAFEEKVGSFLLEWIKPSKYVEVKTSGSTGSPKVIRIKKEHMINSAIATSRFFEIPEKTTALLCLPATYIAGKMMLVRAMVLGWQLDMVPPSSNPLDQVFKRYDFCAMTPFQLDNSVGRLHLIQKLIVGGGAVSPRLQKMVREVGTKVYETYGMTETVTHIAAKRLNPSKNKKKSRPFKVLPNINISQDDRGCLVIKAPKLSDEIITTNDVVEILTYKKFIWKGRLDNVINSGGIKLHPEQIEKKLSKIIDQRLFVMAMPDDALGEKLVLFVENSFSEDLLQQLEKEISELKSLEKYERPKKIYFIEKFEETHTGKIHRENTFKSKVN, encoded by the coding sequence ATGGCAGATAAGTATAAAGTACCGGAAACCCACCCCGATTTTAGGCTGAATAAACGACATTTCACCAATGCCGAACTACACTTAATTGCTTATAATTTTATAAAAGAAGGAGAGGCTTTTGAAGAAAAAGTAGGAAGCTTTTTGTTAGAATGGATAAAGCCTTCAAAATACGTTGAGGTAAAAACTTCCGGATCTACAGGTTCACCAAAAGTTATCAGGATCAAAAAAGAGCATATGATCAACTCGGCCATTGCTACTTCTCGTTTCTTTGAAATACCCGAAAAAACTACTGCTTTATTGTGTTTGCCAGCTACTTATATTGCCGGGAAAATGATGCTGGTTCGTGCTATGGTTTTAGGCTGGCAATTAGATATGGTGCCACCATCTTCAAACCCTCTTGATCAGGTTTTTAAACGTTACGATTTTTGTGCAATGACTCCGTTTCAATTAGATAATTCGGTTGGGCGCCTGCATCTCATACAAAAACTTATTGTTGGTGGCGGGGCAGTTTCTCCACGTCTTCAAAAAATGGTAAGGGAGGTAGGCACTAAAGTCTATGAAACTTATGGAATGACCGAAACCGTTACCCATATCGCGGCCAAAAGATTAAATCCTTCAAAGAACAAGAAAAAATCACGGCCTTTCAAGGTCTTGCCAAATATTAATATTTCTCAGGACGATCGAGGCTGTTTGGTAATTAAGGCACCTAAACTTTCAGATGAAATTATTACCACAAACGATGTGGTGGAAATTCTTACCTATAAAAAGTTTATATGGAAAGGCAGGTTAGATAACGTAATCAATTCCGGAGGAATAAAGCTTCATCCTGAACAAATTGAAAAAAAACTTTCCAAAATTATAGATCAACGATTATTCGTAATGGCAATGCCAGATGATGCTTTGGGCGAGAAACTGGTGCTTTTTGTTGAAAATTCATTTTCAGAAGATCTGCTTCAGCAATTGGAGAAAGAAATTAGTGAGTTGAAGAGTCTGGAGAAATACGAGCGGCCTAAAAAAATCTATTTTATCGAAAAATTTGAAGAAACCCATACCGGAAAAATTCACAGGGAAAATACTTTTAAAAGTAAAGTAAACTAA
- a CDS encoding acyl-CoA carboxylase subunit beta has product MNMKFNKNEDHNKLLVSSLNHKLKRVKLGGGEKRIEKHHAKGKMTARERIDFLLDDKSNSIEIGVFAGEGMYEEHGGCPSGGVIVKMGYVSGKQCIVVANDATVKAGAWFPITGKKNLRAQEIAIENRLPIIYLVDSAGVYLPMQDEIFPDKEHFGRIFRNNAVMSSMGITQIAAVMGSCVAGGAYLPIMSDEALIVEKTGSIFLAGSYLVKAAIGESIDNETLGGATTHSEISGVTDYKAKDDKDALSRIKNIMDKMGDFDKAGFSHKKAVKPKEKQEDIYGILPKKRSDQYDVREIISRLVDGSEFEEYKEGYGQTIITGYARIDGWAVGIVANQRKIVKTTASKTKPTEMQFGGVIYSDSADKATRFIANCNQKKIPLVFLQDVTGFMVGSKSEHGGIIKDGAKMVSAVSNSVVPKFTIIMGNSYGAGNYAMCGKAYDPRLIAAWPSAELAVMGGTQAAKVLAQIETAAMEKKGEKVDEEKEKEVFEAIKSRYDEQTSPYYAAARLWTDAVIDPLDTRKWISMGIEAANHAPIEKDFNLGVIQT; this is encoded by the coding sequence ATGAATATGAAATTCAATAAAAATGAAGACCATAATAAATTACTGGTTTCTTCACTAAATCATAAATTAAAACGCGTAAAACTGGGTGGTGGTGAAAAGCGCATCGAAAAGCACCACGCCAAAGGAAAAATGACCGCCCGCGAACGTATTGATTTTCTTCTTGACGACAAGTCAAATTCCATAGAAATTGGTGTTTTTGCCGGTGAAGGTATGTATGAAGAACACGGTGGCTGCCCTTCTGGTGGCGTAATAGTGAAGATGGGCTATGTCTCTGGGAAACAATGTATTGTTGTTGCTAATGATGCTACCGTAAAAGCAGGTGCCTGGTTTCCTATAACCGGTAAGAAAAACTTAAGAGCTCAGGAAATAGCGATTGAAAACAGGTTGCCAATTATCTACCTTGTGGATAGTGCCGGGGTTTATTTACCAATGCAGGATGAAATTTTCCCTGATAAGGAACACTTCGGAAGAATTTTTAGAAATAATGCCGTGATGAGCAGTATGGGAATTACCCAAATTGCAGCCGTTATGGGTAGCTGTGTAGCCGGAGGTGCTTACCTCCCTATTATGAGCGATGAAGCACTTATCGTAGAAAAAACCGGAAGTATCTTCCTGGCCGGAAGTTATCTCGTAAAAGCTGCAATTGGAGAATCTATAGATAATGAAACTCTAGGTGGCGCAACCACACATTCTGAAATTAGCGGGGTGACCGATTATAAAGCAAAAGACGATAAAGACGCGCTTAGCCGTATAAAAAATATCATGGATAAAATGGGCGATTTTGATAAAGCCGGATTTAGCCATAAAAAAGCCGTAAAGCCTAAGGAGAAGCAGGAAGATATTTACGGGATTCTTCCTAAAAAACGTAGCGATCAATACGATGTTAGGGAGATAATTTCCCGTCTTGTAGATGGTTCAGAGTTTGAAGAGTATAAAGAAGGATATGGGCAGACCATTATTACCGGCTACGCCAGGATAGATGGTTGGGCCGTGGGTATTGTGGCTAATCAGCGTAAAATTGTAAAAACTACGGCTTCGAAAACAAAACCTACGGAAATGCAGTTTGGCGGGGTGATCTATTCAGATTCAGCCGATAAAGCCACTCGTTTTATTGCAAATTGCAACCAGAAAAAAATTCCGTTGGTTTTTCTTCAGGATGTTACCGGGTTTATGGTAGGCAGTAAAAGCGAACACGGCGGCATTATTAAAGACGGCGCTAAAATGGTGAGTGCGGTTAGTAATTCTGTAGTGCCTAAATTCACCATTATTATGGGGAATTCTTATGGTGCAGGAAATTACGCGATGTGCGGAAAAGCTTACGATCCAAGACTTATCGCTGCCTGGCCAAGTGCGGAACTTGCAGTAATGGGAGGAACACAAGCGGCAAAAGTTTTAGCGCAAATAGAAACGGCCGCAATGGAGAAAAAAGGCGAAAAGGTTGATGAGGAAAAAGAAAAAGAAGTTTTTGAAGCGATAAAATCACGTTATGATGAGCAAACCTCGCCTTATTACGCTGCTGCACGTTTATGGACAGACGCTGTAATAGACCCTTTAGACACCAGGAAATGGATTTCCATGGGCATTGAAGCCGCCAACCACGCGCCTATTGAAAAAGATTTTAATTTAGGAGTGATCCAAACATGA
- a CDS encoding SAM-dependent methyltransferase, with the protein MIKRFLKKISFGIIFKIISKPKLKQQLLNKEEKVLIKLQDEIFLKNNSFYKSYLQEKGWIQSVLKQEIIEEDGSPVPWMTYPFISFLKPRIKNTFEIFEYGSGNSTIFFAERAKNVYAIEHDIDWYDRMKNIVAKNVTLIFEELHYGGKYCNKVMEFDRLYDLIVIDGRDRVNCCLKAPKALRKGGAIILDNSNRKYYNKGIEFLLESGFKKLDFEGMSPKSPQLSCTSVFYKTDNCLGI; encoded by the coding sequence ATGATAAAAAGATTTTTAAAAAAGATTAGTTTTGGAATAATCTTTAAAATTATCTCAAAACCAAAGCTTAAGCAACAGCTTCTTAATAAGGAAGAAAAGGTGTTAATTAAGCTTCAGGATGAAATTTTTCTAAAAAACAATAGCTTTTACAAAAGTTATCTTCAAGAAAAAGGTTGGATACAAAGTGTCTTAAAGCAAGAGATAATTGAAGAAGATGGATCTCCAGTTCCCTGGATGACTTATCCATTTATAAGTTTTCTCAAACCAAGAATAAAAAATACTTTTGAAATATTTGAATATGGCAGCGGTAATTCTACAATTTTCTTTGCTGAAAGAGCTAAAAATGTCTACGCTATAGAACACGATATTGATTGGTATGATAGAATGAAAAATATCGTTGCCAAAAATGTAACTTTAATTTTTGAAGAGCTTCATTATGGAGGTAAATATTGTAATAAGGTGATGGAATTTGATAGGCTCTACGACCTAATAGTCATAGATGGACGTGATCGCGTAAATTGCTGTTTAAAGGCGCCTAAAGCCCTAAGAAAAGGTGGCGCGATAATTTTAGATAATTCCAACCGCAAATACTACAATAAAGGAATTGAATTTTTATTAGAAAGTGGCTTTAAGAAATTAGATTTTGAAGGAATGTCTCCCAAAAGTCCGCAATTAAGCTGTACAAGTGTTTTTTACAAAACTGATAATTGTCTTGGTATTTAA
- a CDS encoding DoxX family protein, translating to MISVKSLNKWANAHTYYFIDVLRIALGVFLFIKGINFIAQTETLIDLIKPLQGYGGTMLTVHYVAFAHLIGGVLIAVGLLTRWAILVQIPIIIGAILINFIGVMQPGRLLEASIVLILTLFFLIYGSGKHSMDYTMKMEQ from the coding sequence ATGATAAGTGTAAAATCCCTCAATAAGTGGGCAAACGCGCACACTTATTATTTTATTGATGTTTTAAGGATTGCACTGGGTGTTTTCCTATTTATAAAGGGAATCAATTTTATTGCTCAAACCGAAACGCTAATAGACCTCATTAAACCGCTGCAAGGTTATGGAGGAACGATGCTTACTGTTCACTACGTTGCTTTCGCTCATTTAATTGGCGGGGTGCTTATAGCTGTCGGTCTACTTACCCGTTGGGCAATACTGGTTCAAATCCCAATAATTATTGGGGCCATCCTGATAAATTTTATAGGAGTTATGCAACCAGGTAGATTACTTGAAGCCAGTATTGTACTTATTTTAACGCTATTTTTCTTGATATATGGTTCCGGTAAACATTCTATGGATTATACAATGAAAATGGAGCAATAA
- a CDS encoding M1 family metallopeptidase yields the protein MKNLILMLAVLLAASNISCAQVLSNKEGNYTEADSLRGSLRPERAFDVQKYHLKLKVEPEKQFISGSNTISFIAENDLSTIQIDLFENMKVDSILQNNEVLAFERKHNAVFIELKNAVKADEQGEIQFYYSGKPIVAKNAPWDGGFVWDKDDNGDHWIGVAVQGTGASLWYPNKDHQSDEPEEVQLDIAIPNGLMNVSNGQFLGEKDLGNGFTEWSWKTVNPINNYNVMINIANYEHFSDSYGDLDLDYYVLPYNLEKAKEQFKEVKPMMDCFYEKFGEYPFVEDGFKLVETPYLGMEHQSAVAYGNEYKMGYLGNDLSGTGIGLKFDYIIIHESGHEWYGNSITAKDIADMWIHEGFTSYTEAVYIECRWGKEEALEYLKGLRRGIGNSSKVIGDYGVNSEGSGDMYSKGANLLNTIRSIYNDDELWWKTLKDYTETYKHQIIDTETTENFFDEATEVDLKPVFDQYLRNAAIPKLQFRQKDDQVQSRWVADVEDFKMPVDIIIGDKEMRINPTQNWENLIETAQLDEIKVNELEFYIEASYKN from the coding sequence ATGAAAAACTTAATTTTAATGCTGGCCGTCTTGCTTGCCGCATCTAATATTTCCTGCGCCCAGGTTTTAAGCAACAAAGAAGGCAATTATACCGAAGCTGATTCACTAAGAGGCTCGCTAAGACCTGAGCGTGCTTTCGATGTTCAGAAGTATCACTTAAAACTTAAGGTAGAACCCGAAAAGCAGTTTATTTCTGGTTCAAATACTATTAGTTTTATTGCTGAAAATGATCTTTCAACCATTCAAATAGATCTTTTTGAAAATATGAAAGTGGATTCTATTCTTCAGAATAATGAAGTTTTAGCTTTTGAACGCAAACACAATGCAGTTTTTATCGAATTGAAAAATGCGGTAAAAGCTGATGAGCAAGGAGAAATTCAATTTTATTATTCCGGAAAACCTATCGTAGCAAAAAATGCACCCTGGGATGGCGGTTTTGTTTGGGATAAAGATGATAATGGAGATCATTGGATTGGTGTTGCCGTTCAGGGAACCGGTGCCAGCCTTTGGTATCCAAACAAAGACCACCAAAGCGATGAGCCGGAAGAAGTTCAGTTGGATATCGCCATTCCTAACGGATTAATGAATGTTTCTAACGGACAGTTTTTAGGAGAAAAAGATCTTGGAAACGGTTTTACCGAATGGAGTTGGAAAACCGTGAATCCTATCAATAATTATAATGTGATGATCAACATCGCGAATTATGAGCATTTCTCTGATTCGTATGGTGATCTAGATCTTGATTATTATGTTTTGCCTTACAACCTGGAAAAAGCTAAAGAGCAATTCAAAGAAGTTAAACCAATGATGGATTGTTTTTATGAAAAATTCGGGGAATATCCCTTTGTGGAAGACGGATTTAAACTAGTTGAAACTCCTTACCTCGGAATGGAACACCAGAGCGCTGTAGCTTACGGAAACGAATACAAAATGGGGTATTTGGGCAATGATCTTTCTGGTACTGGAATTGGTTTAAAGTTTGATTATATCATCATTCACGAGTCCGGGCACGAATGGTATGGCAATAGTATAACCGCAAAAGATATTGCCGATATGTGGATCCATGAAGGTTTTACTTCATATACCGAAGCCGTTTATATAGAATGCCGCTGGGGAAAAGAAGAAGCCCTGGAATATTTAAAAGGTCTTCGCCGCGGAATAGGGAATTCTAGCAAAGTAATTGGAGATTATGGAGTGAATAGTGAAGGTTCCGGTGATATGTACTCTAAAGGAGCAAATTTGCTAAATACCATTCGCAGTATTTATAATGACGATGAATTATGGTGGAAAACCCTAAAAGATTACACCGAAACTTACAAACATCAGATTATAGATACAGAAACTACTGAAAATTTCTTTGATGAAGCCACTGAGGTAGATCTTAAACCTGTATTTGATCAATATTTAAGAAATGCTGCTATTCCAAAACTTCAATTCAGACAAAAAGATGATCAGGTGCAAAGCAGATGGGTAGCCGATGTTGAAGATTTTAAAATGCCTGTAGATATCATTATTGGTGACAAAGAAATGAGGATTAACCCAACGCAAAACTGGGAAAATCTAATTGAAACTGCACAGCTTGATGAAATAAAAGTTAACGAGTTGGAATTCTACATTGAAGCCAGTTATAAAAATTAA
- a CDS encoding CPBP family intramembrane glutamic endopeptidase encodes MYIAEAFKYRHEFWRYIIGTLLVVVGVILGQIPLGIAVFLERGMEIAEMDEAELMQVLDSNFTLFLILLTFAVGLVALLLVVKFLHNQPIKSLTTSRKKVDWGRVWFGFSLVAAFTIIVTLIEYTVNPEDFLVNFQPVPFAILVVVAVIMIPLQTSFEEYLFRGYFMQALGTLVKNRWLPLIVTSVCFGGLHFFNPEVTQMGNIIMVYYIGTGFLLGMMTLMDEGMELALGFHAGNNLVAALLITADWTAFQTESIFKDISDPTAGLDVLVPVLIIYPLFLYIMAKKYGWNDWKNKLFGKVEKPETLKVSEES; translated from the coding sequence ATGTATATAGCTGAAGCGTTTAAATATCGTCACGAATTCTGGCGATATATTATTGGAACTTTATTAGTTGTTGTGGGAGTTATCTTAGGGCAAATTCCATTAGGCATTGCCGTATTTCTTGAACGCGGAATGGAAATCGCTGAGATGGATGAAGCTGAACTAATGCAGGTTCTGGATTCTAATTTTACTTTATTTTTAATTCTGCTCACTTTTGCTGTGGGCCTTGTGGCTTTATTACTTGTAGTGAAATTTTTACACAATCAACCCATAAAATCCCTTACCACCAGTCGCAAGAAAGTAGATTGGGGTCGCGTTTGGTTTGGTTTTAGTCTTGTGGCTGCATTCACTATTATCGTGACACTTATAGAATACACGGTAAACCCTGAGGATTTTCTGGTTAATTTTCAACCGGTTCCCTTTGCTATACTCGTAGTTGTTGCTGTAATTATGATTCCGCTGCAAACCAGTTTTGAAGAATATTTGTTCCGAGGTTATTTTATGCAGGCACTTGGAACCCTGGTTAAAAATCGCTGGCTACCTTTAATTGTAACATCAGTATGTTTTGGAGGTTTACATTTTTTCAATCCTGAAGTTACTCAAATGGGTAATATTATTATGGTTTATTATATAGGTACAGGGTTTTTATTAGGCATGATGACTTTGATGGATGAGGGAATGGAATTAGCCCTGGGGTTTCATGCGGGTAACAATCTTGTAGCAGCATTATTAATCACAGCCGATTGGACGGCTTTCCAAACGGAATCTATTTTTAAAGATATTTCAGATCCAACCGCCGGTCTGGATGTTTTAGTTCCTGTACTTATAATTTATCCCCTTTTTCTCTATATAATGGCGAAGAAATATGGTTGGAATGATTGGAAAAATAAACTTTTCGGGAAGGTAGAAAAGCCAGAAACCTTAAAAGTTTCAGAAGAAAGTTAA
- a CDS encoding M24 family metallopeptidase: MRKLFVSKGGVCYPLLIVFLFAFCFPAVAQILPERERAKLLEEIQGDKFENLLPNLMDRAEIDMWLVIAREYNEDPVLKTMLPPTWLNARRRTILVFYRNKEQDSIERLAVARYDVGKNISSAWNPEKQPDQWEALIEIINDRNPKKIGLNYSEMDGIADGLVRTDYDEFIDALPQKFHSKIVSAENLAISWIETRSEKEMEIYPELVQITKDIIREAFSNKVIIAGETSTEDVVWWMRQKVTELGLETWFHPTVSIQRDEEALEDHISAFSSAKERKVIMPGDLIHCDFGITYLGLNTDCQQMAYILKPGESKAPEFISEAFKKGNQLQDILTGNFETGKTGNKILLESLEQAKSKGLKPMIYTHPLGLYGHSSGTTIGMWDSQEGVPGSGDYPLKENTAYAIELNTSVFLPEWDQEVRIMLEEAGFWGEEGFRYINGRQEELLLISDN, encoded by the coding sequence ATGAGAAAATTATTTGTATCTAAAGGTGGAGTATGCTACCCGCTCTTAATAGTATTTTTATTCGCATTTTGTTTTCCGGCTGTAGCTCAAATATTACCAGAGCGCGAACGCGCAAAGCTTTTAGAAGAAATACAGGGAGATAAATTTGAAAACCTTCTACCTAATTTAATGGATCGAGCCGAAATTGATATGTGGCTGGTAATCGCAAGGGAGTATAATGAGGATCCTGTTTTAAAAACTATGCTGCCGCCTACCTGGTTAAATGCCCGCCGGCGAACCATTCTCGTATTCTATAGAAATAAGGAGCAAGATAGTATTGAGCGACTTGCAGTTGCGCGATATGATGTGGGTAAAAATATTAGTTCTGCCTGGAACCCTGAAAAGCAACCCGATCAATGGGAAGCGCTTATTGAAATCATAAATGATCGTAATCCTAAAAAAATTGGATTGAATTATTCTGAAATGGATGGAATTGCTGATGGCCTGGTAAGAACCGATTATGATGAATTTATTGACGCTCTTCCGCAGAAATTTCATTCAAAAATTGTTTCCGCAGAAAACCTTGCGATAAGCTGGATTGAAACCCGTAGTGAAAAGGAAATGGAGATCTATCCGGAATTAGTACAAATCACAAAAGATATTATTCGGGAAGCATTTAGTAATAAGGTGATTATAGCGGGCGAAACCAGTACAGAGGATGTTGTTTGGTGGATGCGCCAAAAAGTAACTGAACTGGGGCTGGAAACCTGGTTTCATCCTACCGTATCAATTCAACGCGATGAAGAAGCACTTGAAGATCATATAAGTGCTTTTTCTTCGGCAAAAGAAAGAAAGGTGATCATGCCGGGCGACCTTATTCATTGCGACTTTGGTATTACTTATCTTGGGCTTAATACCGATTGCCAGCAAATGGCTTATATCTTAAAACCTGGTGAAAGTAAAGCTCCTGAATTTATTTCCGAAGCATTTAAAAAGGGAAATCAATTACAGGATATTCTTACAGGAAATTTTGAAACGGGGAAAACTGGAAATAAAATCCTTCTTGAAAGCTTAGAGCAGGCAAAAAGTAAAGGCTTAAAACCTATGATCTATACTCATCCTTTGGGGCTTTATGGGCATTCTTCAGGCACTACGATAGGCATGTGGGATTCTCAGGAAGGCGTTCCTGGAAGTGGTGATTACCCATTAAAAGAGAATACAGCATACGCGATCGAACTCAACACGAGTGTTTTCCTACCGGAATGGGATCAGGAAGTAAGAATAATGCTAGAGGAGGCAGGTTTTTGGGGAGAAGAAGGTTTTAGATACATCAACGGAAGACAAGAGGAGCTTCTGTTAATTTCAGACAATTAG